agtgtgtgtaaaacactgtccttctgctatatgaaaaaaaaaatatatatatttttgcgatttaagaaaattatttacattttttttttcaaaattcagttcactgtacagtgatgaagcgtttcccacgtaactaaaaaattatccaacattatgtgatgaaattttttgtgtctatttatgcatgtcatatctacgatatggtgcaagatcacttctctacctttgatagattgtctgataaaaaataaattcatttaaaaaaatggtcaaatatcagtattttcttctaacagaaaaaaaaaaaatatatatatatatatatatatatatatatatatatatatatatatatatatatataaatttaaaaaaatattatttattaaggactgtagttgaaagagcatgatattgtaaacatgagttttagcaataaaataaaagagagagaatataaaaaaatgaacaagtttatgagttatgagggaaatgcttcatcactgcacagaaaactgccaccatttttaataattttgaaaaaaaaaaaataatttttttaaaatcgtaaaaatatttttttcatatagcagaaggactgtgttttacacataccaatttccattattgtacaagatacagtaatggaagaaaaaaaagtttatatttccaaaacctttactgctgtaagctgtacctaaccccttatggAACCAGCCCTCGTCGATACCTTGATTTGGTGTACAAAAACCACAACCAAAGTAAGGAAAATCCACATGTAATCATGTTGTGTCAAACCTACCAGAATACATTCACTGTTAATATCTGAGcagatattgtacagtagtggcaaaaaaaactggaccgacccttgtagctgatttcagagccttgttcactccagagcacgatagactggtaactaagactttcgtagttcgaatcctgcctgggaaggaaactttttttttgttccttattcaaatttattcccaatacttttcgattgcagcgatattttacacttaattaacttattattcccagaacatgaatcttatcagcaatcgaaaagtattgaggataaatttgaataaggaacaaaaaaaaaatttccttcccagacaggattcgaaccaccaaagtcttagttaccagtctaccgtgctctggattgaacaaggctctgaaatcaactacaagggtcggtttggttttttttgccactactgtacataaatgcTAGTCGTGCAACATAATGGAGTTAGGTTCTTAATCTTTATTGTTAaaaggtacattttttttttttcgttcatcTAGTAAGAAGCCCTTCCCACCCATGATTCCCCTTTCTCAAAACACTGATGATTCTCCCGGGCACCTCATAAAGTTTACTGGTAGAGTTCGAAATAACACCGTGTATGCGTGCAGATACATCAAGGCTCGAATTAACTGGGGAATTGGAATATCTCCCCTACTGTAAAAGCTTTCCCTGGATTGTAgaggatatgttttttttttctttcagagaaAAATCTTCTTCTCCCTCCACCCATCCTACGTTCTCACAGttcatatttttgtttgtttacattcatttacaataattataattctgaaaatgtacaatgagCCAATATTACCTATGTACCTTAATACATAAGTAGGAATTAACGAATAGAAGAtgttaatccattttgaatcttgtgtacactacttttaacacttgaatataattaattggttaactagcggacttactcgtgttaattatattataattaacatgagtaagtccgctagttaaccaATTAAGAAGATGTTAAATATTCAAAACCCTTCATTGCTTACGTAACttgtataaataaacaattatgctTCCTGGCTTCCCAATATCCAGAAGTAATCTGTAGAATTGAGGAGTTATGCTATGCAGACGatgaaaatttattacattagttCAATGAAAAGAGGCAGTCTGGAATTATGAGAATTCCTATCTTAAGGATTTGGAGGCATAACAAAATATAACCAGAGGAATGGCTTCGAGTACCAGAAATGACACTTTATAGCACAGTTTAGGTGAAAGAAAAAGTTAAATCACTTGTTCGTAAATTTAAGTATCGGTAActctaattaaaaaagaaagatgcAAAGGCACATgttgcaaaatattttaattattgttgtcCTTACTACTATGTGAAATTCTACTTGTTCCGCACTAGTTTGCAGAGTTGGCACTGGCACAAGAGCTCATTCATAATGGTTCGTCAATCCCATACCTATACTACCTTGCTGTGGAGCATTATCTAACCAAGCGTTATGAAAATGCGATATCTCATATCTTAACTGCTGTTAGAGAATATGGTAAGGTAAGTATCAATTCATATTATATTCATAGTcttttaaaatgtgtattatGTATCTAGCTGACAGAGATATGAAGAATAAGTGTGAGGTAAATGAATTTTACACAAGAGATCTTTTAAGCTACATGACCTCTTCAGGATCAGTATGATAAAGATAAGCCAAATGATGGAATAAGAACATTGGAAATTGAAGCATTCGGAAAAAATCTGCCCCATAGATGCCTGAATTTGGGTCAATCATTCATCTTTTATATTTTTTAGCCTTAACTTCGCAACATTCTATAGCctttgtatgacatttttattttaaaagcagGGGTCATTTTTGGATTGAAAATTCATGATTttgtattaataaatacatttgtttGTTATCGTCTTAGAGGGTTTGATATGTTTTCCAAATCATACAAACACCACAGCAGAAATATCCAATGTCAagcttttgtctttctttctagaatgctaaaaaaaaaaaaaaaaaaaaaaactataaaataatgatCTAttagcactattattattattattattattattattattattattatttattccttgTTTACTGTCTgcattttcaatattaatatcttaatataggtatattttttaaatagaaagtGTGTTCGTGTTTCTAAAATgtcttaaaaagaaaagaagaaggaaacaaCGGGAAACAATTTTATGGAATCAGAAAAGTATTTTGAGAGATTTTTGAGGACTCATGATGATGCTTTGCACACAGCCTAGCAAATGCTAACAgtgaaaattacttttttttttttattttaaataattgattaaatggcgatcttactcctgttaattatgtaagcatgtgtggcttacagctgtttcggtgttacttgacaccatcctcagagcctactagatctcggcgctatctcaacttcgctgcctgttgtgtgggttcgttcatgtgatgaagagttgtgtcaaatagtgtgtgtgttctgaaattgatctgtgtgttgagaatttaattagGGTGTACTTTTTTTTCGCAAAAAGCGTACGCAGATGACTGTACCTAACTGTTTTTATTATgctatatttccataaaaattagaATTACCTATATTAATTTTACGAATTTGTGTAGATATCTTTAATCTATAAGTGTCTCTGAAGATGTTTTCAAATAAAGACttaatttatgtacattgttactatTTTTTAGGAAAAACTTTGTTTGCTGTATTTCCATAGCAACCAGGActatgttaatttaattttttaattaacatattatatattatattcctgaGCTTTACATTCTTTGTCTAAAGAAGTTTTTCATTGGAGGAAAAATTGAGTAATTAATAATCATTTCTCTGAAACAAGTAGTTCTGGGGAAATAGTGTCTACATGATTTCATTTACTACTTTATTTAATGTAAGAAGAAAAAATCGTACCTGCCTATTTCGAGTAAaacgacatttttttaaaatacagatCCTCCCCTCCCCTCTAATTTCAGTAAACATGACAGCTCATATTATGTTGCATTCCTAGTTAAACCTTCTCTTAGATACTAGATATAAAATCCGTCTTACAGTTTAGGAGAAATCATTATACATAAATGGACGGAATACCTAAAACCACTTTTTCGgtatcagaaattattttaacttgtattttcatgaaaaaaCACGTCGATTTTTTATAGCACTCCAATACAGTACTTTCCCTTTTTAAATCATATATTAAGGAGGTAAAGaactaaaaaaatgtacacattttgattaatgaataaaaaatatgataaataataaatCCTCCAAACTGCTTACGAGATGTATGACTTACATAATAATTGTTTCACAGGACTATTGCCTCTGGAGTCTGATGGGACACTGTCATCACGGACTGCAGAACAAGGTTAAAGCTAAAGAATGCTATGGGTATATTGTGGACTCATATGACAGACCTAAAGACATCCATCTGGTAGCACTCAGGTCAGTTTGAGATGAACATTATTTCTactgatgcctcaaactagcaagctgtctcgtttgcgcaggcgcatagagcacttctcccctaccactgtccgcctactgctgtgcactgtggagtAGAACTGTACAGATCAGTTCtagtaacagttgagaaggctgcatagggagggtacatcttgaatacattgtcaagagaacttttcagataatatgactatacctgggtatcggagcctaggtgggccccctccgttagctctactacttcccctctccaggcagctccctagtttgaggcatctgtactaaAGATTTTGCTTCATCTGCAGAGTACATTTCagcttaaaataattaaatattgttcggaactatttttttaaagaatatcTTATGATCACTTATTAGACCATTAGCTTATGTATGGAGAAAAAcactatgaaattttttttttttgtttatgacTCTCCATTTTGTAAAATCTTTTCATGAAGGcatcaaaataaaaattgcaatatttcagCTGCATTCTGAATAAGTAGACTCCTAAAATTATGAATACAAGTCAAGTGTAACAATTTAGGAGAAGGTCTCTATTAAAAGTTACTCTTATTCTTTTCTGTCTCAAGTGCAAATTATGCAATTTCATTCCGTATTTTTGCTTACAGATTCGGAACATACTGTTTACAAGATAAAAATTATAGACAGGCTAGAGAGATTTTCTATGATGTGTGCAAAAATTCTCCCACACCTGCAAGCTGGCTTGGAGTCGGGATTGCGTGCTACATGGTGAGGCTTCTAGCAGTACGGTACTTATTTACTCTATGGAATAATGAtctttcgatgaaagagtaatggaacggagaaaaattctctccggcgcagggatttgaacccgggttttcagctctacgtgctgatgctttatccactaagccacaccggatacctacCCTGGCattggacagaattgtctcagtttaagttccaactcttggtttccctctagtggccaccctctccactacgtcacagatgtctatgaacgtaggactgaagtccacacatgctgaggtgcacttgttatgagtgactagttggccgggatccgacggaattagcgccgtcttaaatcacgaagtgatttatgcatatcatatatattattttaatgtaccgaagtacatatgatatttccatgcagatattctgcgtcatcatacgatgacgcgccggagagaatttttctccattccattactctttcatcgtatgatgacgcagaatatctgcatggaaatatcatatgtacttcggtacattaaaataatgtatatgatatgcgtaaatcacttcgtgatttaagacggtgcttattccgtcggatcccggccaactagtcactcataacgagtgcacctcagcacatgtgtggacttcagtcctacgttcatagacatctatgacgtagtgcagagggtggccactagagagaacccaagagttggaacttaaactgagacaattctgtccaatGTCAGGgtaggtatccggtgtggcttagtggataaagcatcagcacgtagagttgaaaacccgggttcaaatccctgtgccggagagaatttttctccgttccattactctttcatcgtatgatgacgcagaatatctgcatggaaatatcatatgtacttcggtacattaaaataatatataatgatCTTTACCTACAATGGTTTCAAATTGGTCAACTTTAATATACGAGGTCGGACAATAAAGTAAtgagattaattaaaaaaaaaacattttatttacattttcaacCAACTACAATGTGATCACATTCAAAATAGTTCCCTTGAGATTGCACACACTTATTCCAACGTAGCTGTGAAACTCATCTTTTGAAACAATGTTAATGCCTCGATTACGAGCTTTTAGGCGTCTCCCATAAACAATGTATGTGGAAAATATGCATAATTGAAACAGGTTTTCTAAATTCTGAAATAGTGTAGGATAACACTTCAGAGAGAAGGGTAATCAGAAGATTTATGTAGACTTATCATTAGATAAGCTCACTTTCTAGAAATGTGAAttttcttccaaaattaaataattcacaTCTATTAACATTCATCTCTAACtggggttctggctgatatgtatatctattatcacttatgaggcagtacatctcattcgacgatatgtatcagaggaagaacaattgtttgtatgcatctgaagtccgattagtgtaacatgtagctaatcggcgatgtatgcaatggaggggataagaaactggccaccctaccccattatctcctggcctagttgcctcataagtggtgccttattggtatcacttgtgaggttcagacaggtGACTAAACatcaacttttaacattatacagTAATGTGGTTCGTTTTGTTTCATCAttacactatttgcagatgagCAGATTAAGAGAAGCAGAGCAAGCATTGACAGAAGCCAACATATTAGACAATAAGTGTCCTGTTATCTGGGGTTATCTTACTCTGATCAGCCTGCGCTCCCACAGATGCACAGAATTTGAACAGTGTTACAAACAGACTCGGCGGGTAAGTACTGCAGTattcacaattttaattattctatatatttaataatatctgAACATAGTAATTTTCTTTTTACAATAACAAAGTAAGAGATACTGCAGCACATGATAAAAAGTCTTCATACCTCACCAGGTTTGAGAGCTCGTAGTGGATTAAGAATAAGAAAATGAAGCAAAAGTACAGAtctttattatatctctgcctctgtgcaacgacACATGTGGGTTGGAAAGGCAAGGAGCGGGGAGGAAAGTTGTAATACTTTTCAATATGCTGACGCCCATGTTGTAAGATAAGCCCCTTGAAATTTAACGGCCTTTGACGACAGAGATATAAAACGATATCTGTGACACTGCATTATTCACGCTTATAATTCttctttgtatttaaaatataatttattaaagtaccgtactgtccatccaagtggttatgtcgcatcccagtTTTCCCCACCCATTTTTCTGTTGGccgctctgtaaagtctagtagctgggctgttacactctttcctgaaaatatttactttactggattggaagtctacgtaattttatagaactgtttaaaataatttaaagaaaagggcctcattaagtaattggCACGCGATTTTCCTTATTTTGACTACCCTgcaacataatcacttggacaAATAGTAGTAATTTTCCTCTTAAGATAATACCCCATCACCTGTGTGAGCTGATAATAgattaagaataaataaaaagaactgGAGCAAAAGTAGCCAATTATTCACTTCAATAGTGAACAAAAAGAATCACCTGTATGCTCTCCAGCTTAGTTAAGTATAATATTGATTtataaaaaaagtatgttttatctagTACTTCTTTTATAAGGCATTCTTTATTCCGTAAAACTAAATGCATGTGTGTGCTGTAGCTTAGTAGGaaacttatggtgggggtaagtgaactaactagctgcaagtggaagaatagtgagggagggaagcttTCCAGTCCACTTTCATCTTCCCCTCAcatgcaggtaggtttcacgaggtaACAAATAGCCTATACTTTTGACTTACAGCATagaatttatgtaaataatatatcgatATTTTACCTCAAACACAGTAAAAGACAATCtccattataccacagtctagtatatacagtcgcaaagctcaatgtgtagtaaatatgcaaacattagatagttgctcaccactaggatcgctaatatcgcctcattacaggcaatgcaaaatagtaccgtcacagtctattgtttctaacaccctcaaaactcaagcttcgtgactgtatatagtagactgtgattataccttACAAAATCTGAATTTCGTATGAgtgaggagggggggggggaggaaaagAATCTTTCTTTTCTGGTTCTTGATCTAAAATAAGTACTTAAGtgcaaaagaaaattttaatttccacatagtgtttcaaaatattttaactttaattGAAAATCATTCTAGTTATCGTAACAGTTTACATAAAGACTTTAAATGTTCTTAGTAAATATTTATTGACGAATACAATTTTTACTAAAGCTGCAGTTTATAAAGGGATTTCTGAGGAAATGTATATAAATTACTGTACGCCACTAAATATTCAAAtcaaaaatagtcattttgacaGGGTTCTTTTGAAATAAGATTTGCATTCCTGTAAATATCTgcgaaaaataaaatgattcgGAAATCTGAACTACTTTTTCGCATGTACATATAGAATTATGAAAACTGTCTGAAGAAAATATCTTCTGAACAAGCCAACTTCTTTTTTACTAAAAATAGTCTTGTATAGCAATCAATGCTAAACACATTAATTCTAAcaaaagcaaataaaatttagaagAGAGAAAGAACTGATTTATATTGTTGTGTACAAAAGTGAAAACAAgtaacatacttttattataatcttATACGATAACTCAGCTTTTTTACATTACAGTATAACCTCCAAGACAAACAAATTCTTCAAGAGATCAAGCTTCTGCAGACTAGACTCAAGTATCCTGATCCTATGCCTCTTCCTAGCAACTCTACctaaatatcaaatataaatataacatagtGCTGTACtttcaagaaattaaacaaattatctaCTTGAACATAATTAAGAAAATTGTGAAACTGTTCGGTGCAGTCAAAATTAAAATGGAACCATGTATCACCTAGACAACTTGTTcttgataatttattatatcatagattaaattacaataaattttaagtGAAGTACCAGTCTCTATACACTTCAGTTTGTTAACTTTACTGAATATTGTTAATCTAATTTCACGCTTTCAAATGATTTCAACAGTCATGATAAGTCTTTTGGAAGTTTCAcaataatgtcataattttatttatatttttcttatttgaaCATCAAAGATCATTGCAATCTCACAGACCTGCAGAAGCATATCTGTACAAGGGATGAAGATTGGACCCTTGTCCTTAAATAggcacatttaattaaattatacccAAACTTCTAAAGCATGGATCTCTAACTCTGCTGGGTTCGAATACTCAAACTTTGGATTAAATGGCATGTATGCTAACCATTAATTCTCATTCCAAACAAGAAGATTCTGCATTTCAACAAACATACTACAAAATCCTTCCATGCCCCAAAAGCTGATTGGTTCTATGTTCACGCCAGAAAATGAGGCGTGCATCGACAAGTATGGGACAATGACAGATGTGACATAATGGATAGTTATTTTAAATCAACAACTTAGCATAAAGTCTCTAAAGCATGCGGGATTTTTACAAGAATGTACTTACATTATGACGCATACATGTCAGGTAATGGACTGTTTCTAAAGGCCTGTGATGCTTTAGGCCTGAATTACCAGCAACTGACTCAACCATTATAGTCTGCACTATTATTGAACATATGACACAAGACGTTAAAGCCAGCTATAATGCTAACCATATgttaccttcattctggttgtaTGATTGCCCACCTTTGCTTTGGCAAGTGAATGCGAGatcagcagccgactggtcggtctgagcccttaaagggctgtaatGTCATGGGTCACAGAACGTTGACAACACGCATTTAATACAGTACAACTCCGATACCGTTATTCTAATACAGTACAAGGAGCAAACAGTAACAGAAATCGACCACTCTGTTTGGGTTAGGGTTTTGAGTTGTGATGCAGCCATTACACAATCCCCTTGGTATGTTATCATGCCTCATTGCAAACACTCAATAAAGAGCATAaatgtttcacgcaattacagggatCCTGTGAATCACCTGTCATTTTCTAATTAGTTATTTAATGAAGCATCCCGTgctgtggcatcgtggtctaaggcatcctgcctaggacacaCGTTACAGAATGCGTACTGGTTtgagtccttatgggggaagaaattttctcatgaaatttcggccagtgcatgggaccggtgcccacccagcatcgtgatgcactttgggagctacgataggtagcgaatgccagctgtaacgactggggggatcatcgtgctaactacacgatacctccattctggttggatgatcgtccatctcgcttcggcatgtgggcgtgaggtcagcagccggctggtcggtctaggcccttcacgggctgtagcgccatgattattatttaatgatgctgtatcaactgtgtAGTTATCTAGTATAAGCGAAATTGATGATAGCATGATGATacatatttggcgaaatgaattcgaagattcgccatgagattacctgacat
The sequence above is a segment of the Periplaneta americana isolate PAMFEO1 chromosome 3, P.americana_PAMFEO1_priV1, whole genome shotgun sequence genome. Coding sequences within it:
- the LOC138697059 gene encoding cilia- and flagella-associated protein 70 — encoded protein: MKVQPLLHRHKHPTQMLQFAELALAQELIHNGSSIPYLYYLAVEHYLTKRYENAISHILTAVREYGKDYCLWSLMGHCHHGLQNKVKAKECYGYIVDSYDRPKDIHLVALRFGTYCLQDKNYRQAREIFYDVCKNSPTPASWLGVGIACYMMSRLREAEQALTEANILDNKCPVIWGYLTLISLRSHRCTEFEQCYKQTRRYNLQDKQILQEIKLLQTRLKYPDPMPLPSNST